Genomic DNA from Candidatus Binatus sp.:
GCGTGGATTGCACTCTGGGCGATACTGTTCGTCTTAAGCCATCTAGTGATTTCGTCGAGCCGCGTGCGCCCGCGACTCGTCGCCGCCGTCGGCGAGCAGCCGTATCGCGGAATTTATTCGCTGATCGCATTCGGCACGCTGGGGCCGCTCATTTACGAATTCTCGTATCACAAGCACGCGGGCCCGATGCTCTGGTATTTTCGCGACAGCGCATCGATGCGCACGCTCACGTGGATCCTGATGTTCATCGCGCTGATTCTTTTTGCCGCGAGCCTGATCAACCCAAATCCTGGCGGCCTCGGCGCTCCGACCACCAACGTCGAGCCGCACGGCGTGCTCAAAATCACGCGTCATCCGGGCTTCGTCGCGTTTAGCCTGTTCGGCCTCGCGCATCTGCCGATGAACGGATGGGCCGGCGATGTGATTTTCTTCGGGATGTTTCCGGTGATTTCGATCGCCGGCGGACTCCATCAGGATCGCCGCAAGCTGCGCGAAATCGGCGACAGCTATCGCCAGTTCGTGGCGAAGACTTCGTTCATTCCGTTCGGCGCGCTCGCCACCGGCCGCCAACATTGGAATCGCGGCGATCTACCCTGGGTCGCGATCGCGATTGGCTTGGCACTCGGACTCGCGATCGTTTTCCTCCACCCGTTTATCTTCGGTGGCAATCCCGCCGCTTACTGATTTTCCGGAAACGCGCCGAGTCCGAACAGCAACGACGCATTCGCGATCACTTGCGCACCCATCGCCGCCACCTCGACCTTCCTCAGCTGCGCGAGCACTTCGAGCGTTCTCATCACATACGCCGGCTCGTTGCGCTGGCCGCGATACGGCTCCGGCGCAAGATACGGTGCGTCGGTCTCAACCATCACGCGATCGTCGGGAATCGTCGGCGCAGCGGCGCGAATCGCGCGCGCATTTTTGAACGTGAGAATCCCCGAAAACGAAATGTGGAACCCGAGCGCGACAAAATCTCGCGCAGCGTTCGTGTCGCCGGTGAAGCAATGAATCACGCCGCCGCGGCGCGGCATCCCGACCTCGCGCACGATCTCGACTATTCGCGCCTCCGCGTCGCGGCAATGAATCACGATCGGCAGTTCGAGTTCGGCCGCCAATTCCAGATGCCGCCGCAGCGACGCTTCCTGCGCTTCCGCCGGCGAGTGCATGTAATGAAAATCGAGTCCGCTCTCGCCGATCGCGACGATTGTTTTCGACGATGCGAGCTCTCGCAGCGCCGCGATTCGCTCACGTGTGCAGTCCTTCGCGTCGTGCGGATGCACTCCCACTGCCGCATACACGTTTGCGTGCCGCTCCGCGATCTCGACCGTCAGCCGATCGTTTTCGATTGCTCCGATCGCACCGACCGTGACGATCTGCGCGACGCCCGCCTCGTGAGCCCGCTCGATCGCCGCCTCCACGTCGCCGCAGAACTTCGCATCCGCAAGATGACAATGCGTATCGATCACGGTCGTCATTATTGAATCCGCGTTCTTCGATTGTGCCGATGTCTAAGCGCGCGCTTTCTTGTCGATTCGCGGGAATAGCGGCGTCGTCGCCTTCACGCGATGCCCGCGCGGGATGCCTTTTCCATACGGCGCGCGCGCCATCTGCTCATCGACATTCAGCAGCTCGAGAATTTTCTTCGACGTCGCCGGCATGAACGGCTCGAGCGTATCTGCGATCACGCGCAACCCTTCGACCAGGTTCGCCAATATCTGCGCGACGCGCGGCAGGCTCGACGATTCCTTCGCCAGCGTGAACGGCGAAGTCGCCACGATATACTTGTTCGCGACATCAAGCGCCTGCCAGATCGTTTCGAGCGCGCGATTGAACGCCAGCTCTTCGACTTGCGGCGCGACGCGCGCGCCGAGCGACGCGAACGTCCCGGCTAGCGCGGCATCTTGCGCGTCGCCACCCGCACCCGGCGTCGCCGTGATATCTCCGTTGAAATAGCGCGCCGCCATCGAAAGCACGCGGCTCGTCAAATTGCCGAGATCGTTGGCGAGGTCCGCGTTGAATCGATCGATCAACCGGTCTTCTGAAAAATCGCCGTCGAGTCCGTACACGAATTCGCGCAGCACGAAATAGCGCAGAACGTCCGCGCCGTACTTCTCAGCAAGTTCAACCGGGTCAATGATGTTGCCGGAACTTTTCGAGAACCGCTCGCCGCCATAATTCAAAAATCCATGAACGTTGAGATGCCGAAAGAGCGGCAGCCCCAGCGCGAGCAGCATCGCCGGCCAGTACACCGCGTGCGTCTTCAGGATGTCCTTGCCGATGAAATGCTCCGTCGCCGGAAGAATCTGTTTGAGCAATGCCTCATCGCCCGTTGGGGAGAGCGGACTTAGATACGCCCAGAATGCGTCATACCAGACGTAGGTGACGAAATTGGCATCGAACGGCAGGTCGATTCCCCAGTCCAGGCGCGCTTTCGGCCGCGAGATACTGAGATCGCTCAGCGGCTCGTCGAGCATCCTGAGCGCCTCGTTGCGATAGCGGTCCGGCCGGATGAAGTCCGCATTCTGCTCGATGTGCGCACGAATGGCTTCGCGATACTTTTCGAGCTTGAGAAAATAGTTGCCCTCTTTGACCAGTTCGACTGGCCGATTGTGCGCAGGACAAATCTTCCCGTCGATAAGTTCCTTCTCGGTGTAGAAGCGCTCGCAGCCGACGCAGTAGAGCCCTTCGTAATCCTTGAAGTAGATGTCGCCGCGCTCATATGTGCGCCGCAGCATCTCCTGTACGAACGTCTCATGCGCCGGATCCGTCGTCCGCACGAAATAGTCGTACTCGATCGAAAGCTTGGCGTCGGCGTCGCGAAACAACGAACTGATCTTGTCGGCAAACGCCTTCGGGCTGAGGTTCTGCGCCGCCGCCGCGTCGCGATTTTTCTGCCCGTGCTCGTCGGTGCCGGTGACGAACGTCACATTCGCGCGGCCCAGCTTTCGCTTTTGATATCGGGCGAAAGTATCCGTCGCGAGGAACTCCCACGCGTGCCCGATATGCGGCGGTCCATTGCTGTAGAAAATCGCCGTGGTGATATGGATGCGGTCGGCCATCTGATTTACGAGGATAGCGGGCCGTTGCGATTCAGGCGAACTACTGCGGACGCGACGTCACCAGATCTTCGAGCGTCGCCTCGATCACGCCGCCGTCTTCTTCGCGCTGGATCAACACCGTCTGCTTGAGAATGTTCTGCCGGATGACTTTGCCGTCGCCCTTGACGCATTGCACGCGTTTGCCGAGGTTCGGCAGCGCGCGTTTCAGTTCGACGTAAGTCGCATACTCATAGCGCAGGCAGCATTTGAGGCGTCCGCACATCCCCGCGAGCCGCGACGGATTCAGCGCGAGCCCCTGGTCGCGCGCCATCTTGACCGTGACCGCTTCGAAATCGCGGAGCCACGACGAGCAGCAAAGCTCCCGCCCGCACGGCCCGAGCCCGCCGGTCACCTTGGTTTCATCGCGCGCGCCGATCTGTTTCATCTCGACTCGCACCCGCAGCGCGTTGGCGAGGTCGCGCACCAGGTCGCGAAAATCGACGCGTCCTTCCGCGACGAAATAGAAAACCGCCTTGCGCCCGTCGAATGTATAGTCGGCATTTACCAGTTTCATCTGCAGCCGCCGTTCGCGAATCCGCTCGACGCACAGCCGCCGCGCGCGCGCCTCCCGCGCGATATTTTCCTGCTCGGCGCCATAGTCGCTGTCGGTGGCGGCGCGGATAATCGGACGCATCGACGACAGGTCGAGCGTCTGCGCCGGTTCGTGCGGCTCGATTTCGATCGTGCCGATTCTGACGCCCGCCTCGGTATCCACCAGCACGCGATCGCCGCGCTGCAAGCGCTCTTCGCCCGCGAGAAAATTGCACAGATGCCCGGTTTGCTGCAGGCTCACCGCGACGATTTTCGGCAGCGTTTGCCCGCCTTCAAATGGATCGATTTGCGCCACTATTCACCCCGCATCGCCTCTCCGGCGAGCGTCCACCAATTCTCGGCTTGCAAGCGCGAATTCGCCATCTCGTCCACCGCCTGCGCGGCGCGCACCGCGGCGTCGATACATTTGACCACCGCTTCGACTTCGATACCGTCCGCCAGCTCCTTCATTTTTTTCGCTGATTCGGAGGAAAATGCCGCGAATTCGGACTTGAGCAGCTTGTAGCATAGAATATCTTCTAGCAGTCTGGCGAGTAGCTCGAAGTTGTCGGCGGCCTCGTCGCGATTGCCGAAAAATCCCTGCGCGATCGCGCTCGCCTTCGCAAAATCGATCGACTTCGCATTGCTGAGCGCGCCAAGCAGTTCCTTGACCGGCGGCTCGACGCCCGCCGCCAGCGCGATCGCGCGCTTCGCACTGCCGCGCGCGAGCCGTGCCAGCGCACCCGCCCTTGTCTTGTCCGCAATTCCGCGCGCCACGAGTATCGCTTCGATATCCGCCACCCCGAGCGCCGGAAAGCGCACCGGCCGCATCCGCGATCGCACCGTATCGAGCAGCGCACGTTCGCTCGACGTGACGAGAAAAATGATCGCGTGCCCGGGCGGTTCCTCGAGCGTTTTTAGCAACGCGTTCTGCGCCGGGATATTCAGCGTTTCGGCGTCGTCGATAATCGCGATGCGCCTTTCCGCTCGCGACGGCCGGATACCCAGCTCGACGATCAGCTCGCGCACCTGCTCGATCAGCACGTCCACCCGATTCGGCGGACGCGTCACGTAGCTGAAATCAGGATGCACCCCGGTCGCCATCTGCACGCACGCCGAACAGCATTCGCAGCGTTGCGCTTCCGCGTCCGCCGCGCGCGTGCGCGTACGTTCAGTTTGCGGCGACTCGCGCACGGGACATCGCTCGGGCGTGCAGCAGAAATTCTCGCCCGGCGATCGTTCGCACATCACGCTATGCGCAATTCCAGTCGCGACCAGCGCCTTGCCGACCCCGCGCGGCCCGGAAAAGAGGTATGCGTGCGACGGCCGGCTGCGCAGCTCCGCCAGCAGATTCTCCGCGATCCCGCGATGAGCGCGCAGTCCGTTCAGGGGCATAGTCGTTTGATCAAGTCATCGACCGCGCGCCGGATTTCCGCGCTGACAATTTCGATTGGGCGATCGGCGTCGAGCACAATCACTCGCTCCGGCTCTGCTTTCGCGATCGCGAGAAATCCGTCGCGCACCTTGCGATGAAATTCCGCCCGCTCGCCCTCGAATCGATCCGAGCCGCGGCCCGTCCCGCGCGCGCGAGCACGCGTGCGTTCGAGTCCCTTCTCGACCTGCAGGTCGAGCACGATCGTCAAGTCGGGCGTCATTCCATCGCTCGCGAGCCGGTTCAGTTCGCCGAGCAATTTAAGGTCGAAGCCGCGCCCGTATCCTTGATACGCCGTGGTTGAATCCGAGTATCGATCCGAGATTACGATCTCGCCGCGCGCGATCGCGGGGCGCAATTTTTCGCGCACGTGCTGCGCCCGATCCGCCAGCACCAGCAGCAGTTCCGCCGCGACGTCGAGCGACACCGCCGGATCGAGAAAGATCGCGCGGATCGTTTCACCCGCTCGGGTTCCGCCCGGTTCATGCGTGACGGTAACTCGCCGGCCGGTTTGCCGCAGCATGTCGCCGAGGATTGCGGCCTGCGTCGTCTTGCCCGATCCCTCGACCCCTTCGAGCGTGATGAAAAGTCCCTTCGCCATCAGCCGCGAAGATACCAATGCGTGAGCTGCGTCTGGAACAGCGTGAAAATTCCCGCCGCCAGCGCGAGGAATGGACCGAATGGAACTTCGGTGCGAAGAATCGAAACGTCGGCCTGCTGCGGCTCGTTGGCCGGATCCGCGGGCGGCGTCGGCGTTTCCGCACCCGTAACCGCCGCCGCGATCCCGCCAATCGCACCGAGCATCGAGCCGAAAAACAGCGTGAAGAAAACGCCCACCCAGCCGATAAATCCGCCCACCATCGCGAGCAGCCACACGTCGCCCATGCCGACGCCCTCTTGCCCGCGCACCAGTTGATAGAAGTAGCCGGTCAGATACAGGACGCCGCCGCCCATGAGGATTCCGAGCACGGAATTTTTCCAGCCGATTTCGGGCATCAGCAGCGATGCCGCGAGAAATCCGATGATAGTTCCCGGCCACGTGATCAGGTTCGGAATCAGCCGCCAGTCGTAATCGATGACCGCGACGATCCACAGCGCCGCGCAGAATGCGAAGCGCGCAATCGCGCTCGGCAGCGGAAACGACAGAAATAAGAATAGTGCGGTGACCGCGAGCCCCGCTTCTGACAGAAAATGCCGGAACGGAATCGCGCCGCCGCACATCACGCATCGTCCGCGCAGCCCGATATACGCGAGAATCGGGATGTTCGCCCACAACGGCAGCGTGCGCTCGCAGCTCTCGCAAAACGAGCGCGGCGCGACGATCGACAAATCGCGCGGCATCCGCCACGCCACCACGTTGACGAAACTGCCGACGCTCGCGCCAATCAGGAACGCCATTGCGCCGCCGATTCCGGTCGGCAAATCCAGCACCATCGTCTCACCGCCTCCGCGCTTTCATCTACGCGCCGCCTCGATCGTACACGATCGCCTAATCCTTCGCTGCGCACAGATCGATCGCCAAATCGTAGGTCGTCCTGATTCCGCGATTCAGATTCTCGACCGAGAGCCGTTCATCGTCCCCGTGCACGCGCGCTATCTCGCCCGACGCAAGAATCGTCGGCACGAATCCGTACGACGGCACTCCGCGCTCGCGCAGGAACCGCGAATCCGTCCCGCCGGTCGTCATCCACGGCACCACGAGCGCGCCCTTGAAATTCTTCTCGACCGCCCGCTTGATCGCGTCCCACGCCTCGCCCGAGCTCGGCGACGGCGGCGCCTCATCCGGATGCTGCAAATAGTCGATCGTGAACCGCTCATCGCCGAGCAAATCGCGCATCCGCTTCAGAAACGCGTCCGCGTCGGTGCCCGGCAGCAGCCGGCAATCGAGACTCGCCTCCGCCACCGTCGGCACGACATTCACCTTGACGCCCGCGTTCAGCATCGTCAGCGAAATCGTATCGCGCAGCAGCGCCTGGATATTATACGGACTCAGCACGCCCGCAATCGCGAGCTTGTTCATTTCGGACAACTCGAGATGCGACAGTTCGAACGACGCCGGGAACGGCTCGAGCGGCGCGATCGTATCCATCGCTTGCGCGATGATCGGCGTGATTCGAATCGGCGGCTGATTCTCGAGCAGCCGATGCAACGCGTTGACCAGGACCAGGTTCGGATTGTCGGGCTTCGGCACCGAGCCGTGGCCGCCCTTCCCGCGCAGCGTCAGATGCAGCCACATCACGCGCTTCTCCGACACCGCGATCTGAAACGACGTGCCCCGGAGCCCGAGCCAATCAGGCGCGCCGCCGCCGCCTTCGTTGAACGCGAACGCCGGATCGATTGCGTCCCAATGGGTTTTCACCATCCACTCGGCGCCGTTCGCGCCGCCCGCTTCCTCGTCCGGATTCACCATCAACTCGATTCCGCGCCGCAGCGGAACGTTGCCGCGCTTGAGCGCGATCATCGTCATCAGCGCCATGATCCCATGCGCCTTGTCGTCGATCGCGCCCCGCGCCCAGACGTAACCGTCGCTAAGATCCGCGCCGAATGGCGGATGCGTCCAGTTGGCGCCGACCGCCGGCACCACGTCGGCGTGCGACATCAGCAGCATGGGTTTTACGCCCGCCGGCCCCGGAATTTTCGCCACCAGAGACACCATGCCCGGCTTGCTTTCGAAGGTCTCCGTCGCGATTCCTTCATGGTCGAGCAGCTTTTTCAGATAGTCGATCGCCACCGCGGTGTTGCTCGGCGGATTGGTCGTATCGAACTTCGCGAAGTCGCGAAAATATCCCAGCGCTTCGGAATTGAGCTTGTCCCAATCGATCGGCGCCGTCGTTTCAGCTTGGCCCGCAGTCGAAATCGCAATTGCCAGCGCCGCCGCCGCGAACACGATCCCGCCGAATCGAAAACGCAATACTAAATTAACTAAACTACGCATTCGATTTCTAATACTCACATCGATTCGAGCCGGATAGTCAAATCGCTCCGCCGAAATAGTCAGACCTGGCATTTCGGACAATAGAAACTCGCGCGCTGCCCAACTACTACATTCTTGATCGGGGTCGAGCATGCATAGCACGGCTCGTTCTCGCGGCCGTACACCCGAAGCTGCTCCGCGAAGCGTCCCGGCTGCCCGCGCGAATCGCGATAGCTCCGAAACGTAGTGCCGCGGCTGCCGATCGCCGCGCGCAGGATCACCGGCACTGCGCCCGCGATCTTTTCGATTTCCTTGCGCGTCACCCGCCCCGCGCGCCGCGTCGGCCGCACTCCCGCGCGATACAAAATTTCCGACGCATAGATATTTCCAATCCCGGCGATGATCTTCTGATCCATGATCAGATTCTTGATCGCGACCTGCTTGCCGCGCGCCTTCCCTGCCAGGTAATCGGCGTTGAAGTCGCGCGACAACGGCTCGGGCCCAAGTCCCTTCAACTCCGGCGAATTCTCCAGCGCCGCGCGCG
This window encodes:
- a CDS encoding A24 family peptidase produces the protein MVLDLPTGIGGAMAFLIGASVGSFVNVVAWRMPRDLSIVAPRSFCESCERTLPLWANIPILAYIGLRGRCVMCGGAIPFRHFLSEAGLAVTALFLFLSFPLPSAIARFAFCAALWIVAVIDYDWRLIPNLITWPGTIIGFLAASLLMPEIGWKNSVLGILMGGGVLYLTGYFYQLVRGQEGVGMGDVWLLAMVGGFIGWVGVFFTLFFGSMLGAIGGIAAAVTGAETPTPPADPANEPQQADVSILRTEVPFGPFLALAAGIFTLFQTQLTHWYLRG
- a CDS encoding M20/M25/M40 family metallo-hydrolase → MRSLVNLVLRFRFGGIVFAAAALAIAISTAGQAETTAPIDWDKLNSEALGYFRDFAKFDTTNPPSNTAVAIDYLKKLLDHEGIATETFESKPGMVSLVAKIPGPAGVKPMLLMSHADVVPAVGANWTHPPFGADLSDGYVWARGAIDDKAHGIMALMTMIALKRGNVPLRRGIELMVNPDEEAGGANGAEWMVKTHWDAIDPAFAFNEGGGGAPDWLGLRGTSFQIAVSEKRVMWLHLTLRGKGGHGSVPKPDNPNLVLVNALHRLLENQPPIRITPIIAQAMDTIAPLEPFPASFELSHLELSEMNKLAIAGVLSPYNIQALLRDTISLTMLNAGVKVNVVPTVAEASLDCRLLPGTDADAFLKRMRDLLGDERFTIDYLQHPDEAPPSPSSGEAWDAIKRAVEKNFKGALVVPWMTTGGTDSRFLRERGVPSYGFVPTILASGEIARVHGDDERLSVENLNRGIRTTYDLAIDLCAAKD
- a CDS encoding regulatory iron-sulfur-containing complex subunit RicT; its protein translation is MAQIDPFEGGQTLPKIVAVSLQQTGHLCNFLAGEERLQRGDRVLVDTEAGVRIGTIEIEPHEPAQTLDLSSMRPIIRAATDSDYGAEQENIAREARARRLCVERIRERRLQMKLVNADYTFDGRKAVFYFVAEGRVDFRDLVRDLANALRVRVEMKQIGARDETKVTGGLGPCGRELCCSSWLRDFEAVTVKMARDQGLALNPSRLAGMCGRLKCCLRYEYATYVELKRALPNLGKRVQCVKGDGKVIRQNILKQTVLIQREEDGGVIEATLEDLVTSRPQ
- a CDS encoding DNA polymerase III subunit delta' → MPLNGLRAHRGIAENLLAELRSRPSHAYLFSGPRGVGKALVATGIAHSVMCERSPGENFCCTPERCPVRESPQTERTRTRAADAEAQRCECCSACVQMATGVHPDFSYVTRPPNRVDVLIEQVRELIVELGIRPSRAERRIAIIDDAETLNIPAQNALLKTLEEPPGHAIIFLVTSSERALLDTVRSRMRPVRFPALGVADIEAILVARGIADKTRAGALARLARGSAKRAIALAAGVEPPVKELLGALSNAKSIDFAKASAIAQGFFGNRDEAADNFELLARLLEDILCYKLLKSEFAAFSSESAKKMKELADGIEVEAVVKCIDAAVRAAQAVDEMANSRLQAENWWTLAGEAMRGE
- the mutM gene encoding bifunctional DNA-formamidopyrimidine glycosylase/DNA-(apurinic or apyrimidinic site) lyase, producing MPELPEVESLRQILARSAVGRTIVSARIGEARLRRRIVADFAAAVAGRQIIKLSRRAKYLIIELDGDHVMLVHLGMSGSLIHRGEDFSDAEFDPKHDHVEFALDDSSRLVYNDPRRFGMMRLVARAALENSPELKGLGPEPLSRDFNADYLAGKARGKQVAIKNLIMDQKIIAGIGNIYASEILYRAGVRPTRRAGRVTRKEIEKIAGAVPVILRAAIGSRGTTFRSYRDSRGQPGRFAEQLRVYGRENEPCYACSTPIKNVVVGQRASFYCPKCQV
- the tmk gene encoding dTMP kinase, translating into MAKGLFITLEGVEGSGKTTQAAILGDMLRQTGRRVTVTHEPGGTRAGETIRAIFLDPAVSLDVAAELLLVLADRAQHVREKLRPAIARGEIVISDRYSDSTTAYQGYGRGFDLKLLGELNRLASDGMTPDLTIVLDLQVEKGLERTRARARGTGRGSDRFEGERAEFHRKVRDGFLAIAKAEPERVIVLDADRPIEIVSAEIRRAVDDLIKRLCP
- a CDS encoding TatD family hydrolase: MTTVIDTHCHLADAKFCGDVEAAIERAHEAGVAQIVTVGAIGAIENDRLTVEIAERHANVYAAVGVHPHDAKDCTRERIAALRELASSKTIVAIGESGLDFHYMHSPAEAQEASLRRHLELAAELELPIVIHCRDAEARIVEIVREVGMPRRGGVIHCFTGDTNAARDFVALGFHISFSGILTFKNARAIRAAAPTIPDDRVMVETDAPYLAPEPYRGQRNEPAYVMRTLEVLAQLRKVEVAAMGAQVIANASLLFGLGAFPENQ
- a CDS encoding NnrU family protein, whose translation is MTASAWIALWAILFVLSHLVISSSRVRPRLVAAVGEQPYRGIYSLIAFGTLGPLIYEFSYHKHAGPMLWYFRDSASMRTLTWILMFIALILFAASLINPNPGGLGAPTTNVEPHGVLKITRHPGFVAFSLFGLAHLPMNGWAGDVIFFGMFPVISIAGGLHQDRRKLREIGDSYRQFVAKTSFIPFGALATGRQHWNRGDLPWVAIAIGLALGLAIVFLHPFIFGGNPAAY
- the metG gene encoding methionine--tRNA ligase codes for the protein MADRIHITTAIFYSNGPPHIGHAWEFLATDTFARYQKRKLGRANVTFVTGTDEHGQKNRDAAAAQNLSPKAFADKISSLFRDADAKLSIEYDYFVRTTDPAHETFVQEMLRRTYERGDIYFKDYEGLYCVGCERFYTEKELIDGKICPAHNRPVELVKEGNYFLKLEKYREAIRAHIEQNADFIRPDRYRNEALRMLDEPLSDLSISRPKARLDWGIDLPFDANFVTYVWYDAFWAYLSPLSPTGDEALLKQILPATEHFIGKDILKTHAVYWPAMLLALGLPLFRHLNVHGFLNYGGERFSKSSGNIIDPVELAEKYGADVLRYFVLREFVYGLDGDFSEDRLIDRFNADLANDLGNLTSRVLSMAARYFNGDITATPGAGGDAQDAALAGTFASLGARVAPQVEELAFNRALETIWQALDVANKYIVATSPFTLAKESSSLPRVAQILANLVEGLRVIADTLEPFMPATSKKILELLNVDEQMARAPYGKGIPRGHRVKATTPLFPRIDKKARA